From a single Callithrix jacchus isolate 240 chromosome 5, calJac240_pri, whole genome shotgun sequence genomic region:
- the H3-3B gene encoding histone H3.3, translating to MARTKQTARKSTGGKAPRKQLATKAARKSAPSTGGVKKPHRYRPGTVALREIRRYQKSTELLIRKLPFQRLVREIAQDFKTDLRFQSAAIGALQEASEAYLVGLFEDTNLCAIHAKRVTIMPKDIQLARRIRGERA from the exons atggcccgaACCAAGCAGACTGCTCGTAAATCCACTGGTGGGAAAGCCCCCCGCAAACAGCTGGCCACGAAAGCCGCCAGGAAAAGCGCCCCCTCTACTGGCGGGGTGAAGAAACCTCATCGTTACAG GCCCGGGACCGTAGCGCTTCGAGAGATTCGTCGTTACCAGAAGTCGACCGAATTGCTCATCCGGAAGCTGCCTTTCCAGAGGTTGGTGAGGGAGATCGCGCAGGATTTCAAAACCGACCTGAGGTTTCAGAGCGCTGCCATCGGTGCGCTGCAG GAAGCCAGTGAAGCGTACCTGGTGGGTCTGTTCGAAGATACTAACCTGTGTGCCATCCACGCTAAGAGAGTCACCATCATGCCCAAAGACATCCAGTTGGCTCGCCGGATACGGGGGGAGAGAGCTTAA